The following DNA comes from Deferribacterota bacterium.
CTATAATACTCATTATCATCTACTTCAACACCCGAACCATACAAAATAGCTGGCACAGGCTCAGCAACATGCGATCTCACACTAATTGGAGTTGGATGGTCAGGTGTAATTAAAAGTCTATATTCATCTCCAATCTCTTTTAAACCATTTATTATAATTGGCAACATTAAATTGTTTATATTTTCAACAGCTTTAACTTTTTCTTCAATGCTACCCATATGCCCAGCTTCATCTGGAGCTTCAACATGTAAATATACATAGTCAACTGACCTAAGAGAATTAATGGCATATTCAGCTTTTCCCCTATAGTTAGTATCAATAAATCCCGTTGCACCAGGCACATCTATTATATTAAGTCCGACAGAAATACCTATACCTCTAACTAAATGCACTGCAGATATAACTGAGCCAATAACACCAAACCTTTCCTTAAAAGGTTTCAATTTTGGTCTCTTCCCCTCCCCCCAAATCCATATACCATTAGCCTTTCCATATTTTGCCATTTTAAATATATTCTTAGCTCTCTCCATTATATCAATTATAAATGAAGCATCTCTTCCTTTTGGTAGATAATCATTAATAGCAGAACCCATTATATCATGTGGTGGGGTAGTATTTATATCGAAATCTCTACCCCTTACGACCATTAAATTTCTATAGCCTAAACCATAATAAAATTCTACAGGCTCATCTTTAAAAAACTTGTTTAATTCGCTAATAACATCTTTGGCTATCTCATTATCAATGTGGAATGCCGAGAAATCATCCATCTTTTTATAGTCTAATGAATAGGCTACTATATTAACCCTAAAAGCAGTATCATTTTCATTAAGCT
Coding sequences within:
- a CDS encoding cofactor-independent phosphoglycerate mutase, whose amino-acid sequence is MKYLVLLCDGMSDYKIESLGNKTIIEYASTSNFDMLIKNGQGVKIYTTPKGMPPGSDICNLSIFGYNPLEYYTGRSPLEALSMGIKLNENDTAFRVNIVAYSLDYKKMDDFSAFHIDNEIAKDVISELNKFFKDEPVEFYYGLGYRNLMVVRGRDFDINTTPPHDIMGSAINDYLPKGRDASFIIDIMERAKNIFKMAKYGKANGIWIWGEGKRPKLKPFKERFGVIGSVISAVHLVRGIGISVGLNIIDVPGATGFIDTNYRGKAEYAINSLRSVDYVYLHVEAPDEAGHMGSIEEKVKAVENINNLMLPIIINGLKEIGDEYRLLITPDHPTPISVRSHVAEPVPAILYGSGVEVDDNEYYSENIKPFRVFYDGYNIADYLINNVRC